ACCTCCTATTTGTATTCTTAGTACTCAAATCAACAGATTGGATTCAGAAGAAAATTGGCCATGGAGGCGTAAATGTTTTACGTAAAATTTTCGGTATTATTTTACTGGCAATCGCTATCAAACTATTTAGAAATAGTTTGGGATTTTAGGCAACAACTAATAGTTTGAAAGACAAAAGCTAAACAGTGAGTATTTCAGTTTCTTTCTTAGCCAGAATGTCGTCAATGTTCTTGATATATTCTGTAGTAAGATCCTGAATTTTGCTTTCTGCATTTTTGGCATCATCTTCAGAAGCACCATCTTTCTGAATCACCTTGATTTCATCATTGGCTTTTTTCCTAGTATTTCGAATAGAAATCCGATTGTTTTCAGCTTCCTGATTAATATATTTGACCAATTGTTTACGCCTTTCTTCGGTTAATGGAGGAACATTGATACGGATCACTTCACCATCATTCTGAGGATTAAACCCCAGATTCGATGCCATAATTGCCTTTTCAATAGGCTGAATCATTGCCTTATCCCAAGGTTGAATCATGATTGTTTTGGGATCTGGTGTATTGACATTGGCTGTTTGACTTAAAGGTGTTTTAGCTCCATAATAATCGACATACACATCACTTATCATTTGTGGGCTTGCTTTTCCAGCTCTAACTTTGTTTAACGATTCAATCAAATGAGTAATGGTTCGCTTCATTTGATCTTCACCTTCCTCAATAATAAACAACATATCTTCATTCATGATTTCTATTTTTTATCAAACAGCATTTATATTGTCGTGTAAATTTACAAACCAAATAAATTTTTAATGTATAATTTGTCATAAACTTATTGAAAAAATATTGTTTTTCTATAATTCTGACATCATTTAGCCTTTTAAACTTAATAAATAATCAGCATTAGTGATTTTTCTGTTTACTGACCAAGCTCATTTTGATTAATCAAAAAAGCAGCTAACTTCCTATTTAGTCGTTGATACATATTTTCAATTCCCAATAAATTTTTCACCAAACTTTTGCTTTTTTTCAAATGATCGTGTAATTCTTTTTTTGTTCGAATATAGGTCTGCTCAAATTCCTCTTTCTTAATCACATGGTCTAATAACTTTTTTCTCAATTCCTGACAATAGTTTTTATATAGCTGATTATCATAGTTCAAAGCCTCGTAAGTGATCATAAAATCTTTGTAATTTTTCAGAATAGCTTTGAATTTTAAGATGTCATTTCTGAATTCATCACTCATTCGGTTGGTATCCAGTGAGGCGATTAAGGCTAACTTATTTTCCATGCTGTCAATTCGATATCTTATATATTCATTTTCAATAATTAAAGTTTGACTGGCTTGATTGACTAGCGAAATTAATGAATCAGATTGCCGAACTTCTTCATTTAAGTCATAGTTTTTGCAGGAGTTTAATGCCTGAAAGAAAAATACAGCTATTAACACAAGTAAAACTGAAAATGGTTGTCTTATTTTTCTCATTGAAACGACCTATTTATATTTTGTAAGAAATTTGCATAGAGTGATAATGTCAGAATCGTTAATTTTGAATGTTCACTAGCCAAACTAAGATAATTAAATCAGGCTTTATATCACATTGAAAAAAATAATCTTTATATCCCTATTTTGCCTATCAGGGCTTATCGCATTTAGCCAAGATGACGATCGGAAATTAATTCAATTTTCAGGACTTGTATTAACAGCTGATAGCAATTCACCAATCCCTTTTTCAACTATTCGGATAATCAATACATATTGGGGAACTATATCCAATATTGAAGGATTCTTCTCCTTGGTTGTGCGTGAGAAAGATACCATTGAATTTAGTTCTCTTGGTTTTAAGAGAAGAAGGATGGTTATTCCGGAAGGAATTGAACATGATGGTTTTAGCGTTTTGATTGCTATGAATGCCGATACATTGACTTTTGATGAAACCATGATTTACCCCTGGCCATCAAAGGCGAAATTTAGACAGGCGTTTTTAGCTGCTGAGCCAAATAAAACCTATTACGATATTGCCATGGAGAACCTTCATCCAGATAAAATGAGAGCCTTGTCAGACGCTATGAGTATGGATGGATCGGAAAGCCAACATTATTATATGAATTTAATGGCTGTACAGTCAGGTTATTATGGAGGACAAAAAAATTATGCTCAATTTCCGGGAATGAATACCCCAATCCCACTATCCTTGCTTGATCCGCAAGCCTGGTATAAATTTATCAAAGCACTTAAAGAAGGGAAATTCAAAAGAAAGGATGAATAGGTTTATTCAGCTTTCTCATGTAATGATTTACATCTCTTTCCAATAATTTCATTGGCATTAACAACACACAAAAAGGCCATCAGGTCTATTTGCAATATGTAATCATAGAGCATGGTCAGTTCCCTTCAGTTAACAACCTGGAGAATCATTTGCTATCTTCCTTCATCCTTAAAAATAATTTACCTTTGCACAATTATTTAATATGTCTTTAATCAAAGAAAATCAAGCAATGACAAATCATTTAAGCGAACAGGAAATCCATCGAAGAGAAGAACTTAAATCCTTAATTGAGGCAGGGATTAATCCCTATCCACCGGAAACATATGATATTAATTCATCAAGTGTTTACATCAAGGAAAATTTTGTGGGGAATGAAGTCGAATTTCAGCAGGTATGCATTGCTGGTCGTTTAATGAGCAGACGGATTATGGGAAAAGCTTCTTTTGCCGAATTAATGGATGGCAAAGGACGAATTCAGCTTTACTTTAATCGAGATGAAATATGCGAAGGAGAGGATAAAAGCATGTATAATGATGTTTTTAAAAAATTACTTGACATTGGTGATATCATTGGGGTAACAGGCCATGTATTTATTACCAAAGTAGGTGAGATTTCAGTGCATGTTAAGGAGTTTAAAGTCCTGTCAAAATCATTGCGACCGCTTCCAATTGTGAAAGAAAAAGATGATGCTGTATTTGATGCGTTTACCGATCCTGAACAAAGATACCGTCAGCGATATGTTGATTTAATTGTTACACCAAAGACAAAAGAGATATTCCAGAAAAGGGCTAAAATAGTTAATTTTATGCGTAATTTCTTAATTGAGAGAGGTTACCTGGAAGTTGAAACACCTATTTTACAACCTATTTATGGAGGCGCAGCAGCACGTCCGTTTAAAACGCATCACAACACACTGGACATGACGCTTTATATGCGCATTGCCAATGAGCTTTATTTGAAAAGATTAATAGTTGGTGGATACGATGGCGTTTTTGAGTTTGCCAAAGATTTTCGAAATGAAGGAATGGATAGATTCCATAATCCTGAGTTTACACAATTAGAGCTTTATGTTGCCTATAAGGATTATGATTGGATGATGAATCTCTATGAAGAAATGGTTGAGGGTATTGTAATGGAGTTATACGGAGCAACAGAAATTAAATATGGTGATCATAGTGTTAATTTTAAACGTCCCTGGAAACGTATTACAATGTATGATGTGATTAAAGAATATACAGGTACTGATATTTCTGAAATGACTGAGGAAGAGATGGCAAAAACAGCCAAAGAAATGCATGTAGATATTGATAAAACGATGGGCAAAGGAAAAATCATTGATGAGATTTTTGGTGAGAAATGTGAACCATTTCTTATTCAGCCAACATTCATCACCGATTATCCGGTAGAGATGTCACCATTGGCCAAGAAACACCGGACGAAAGAGGGATTGGTTGAACGCTTTGAAGTTATTTGTATTGGTAAAGAAATTTGCAATGCGTTTTCAGAGTTAAACGATCCTATTGATCAACGGGAGCGTTTTGAGCACCAATTGGAATTGGGGAAAAGAGGAGATGAAGAAGCCATGGTATTGGATGAAGATTTTCTGAGAGCTCTTGAGTATGGTATGCCACCAACTGCAGGAATTGGTATTGGAATTGACCGCTTAACAATGCTTCTTACAGATTCTCATTCTATACAAGAGGTTATTTTGTTTCCACAAATGCGTCCGGTAAATAAAGTAGAAAACGAAGAACAAAAATAAGATGACCCTACGCTTTTTCAAGTTGCCAACTTTCTTGTATTACATTTTTAATCGTTTTACTTTTCGGGAAAATGTTTCGGAAAAAAAGGTTTTCCTGACATTTGATGATGGACCAACAAAAGAAGTAACTCCCTGGATATTAGAAGTACTTGAGCGTTATCAGGCAAAAGCTACTTTCTTTTGTGTTGGAGAAAATGTAGTTAAACAAAATGTTTTATATCAGCAGATAATAGATGCAGGACATCGGACAGGTAATCATACCTATAATCACCTGAATATTAAAGATGTAACAAGAAGTTCATACATCAATAATGTAACAAAGTGTTCACATGTAGTCAACTCCCGATTATTCCGCCCTCCTTATGGTAAAATTCGTCCAACAATTGCTAAACGATTGAAACGAATGGGATATAAATTGGTGATGTGGACTATTTTGTCTTATGATTTTGACACTGATTTATCTCCCGGCTTTATTTTGCGCAAAATAATTCGTCAAACCCGACCTGGGAGTATAATTGTATTCCACGATAATGTAAAAGCATTTCAAAATCTGCAGATATTATTACCGCGCTATATTGCTTACATGAAAAATCAGGGTTATTCGTTTGATGTTATTCCAAAAGGAATTTAACACAAAACTCAAATTTAATTGCTAACGGTAAGGGTGTTTCCTTGCATCGAAACACTATATCGTTTTAATGGATAAA
This is a stretch of genomic DNA from Bacteroidota bacterium. It encodes these proteins:
- the frr gene encoding ribosome recycling factor; translation: MNEDMLFIIEEGEDQMKRTITHLIESLNKVRAGKASPQMISDVYVDYYGAKTPLSQTANVNTPDPKTIMIQPWDKAMIQPIEKAIMASNLGFNPQNDGEVIRINVPPLTEERRKQLVKYINQEAENNRISIRNTRKKANDEIKVIQKDGASEDDAKNAESKIQDLTTEYIKNIDDILAKKETEILTV
- the lysS gene encoding lysine--tRNA ligase; its protein translation is MTNHLSEQEIHRREELKSLIEAGINPYPPETYDINSSSVYIKENFVGNEVEFQQVCIAGRLMSRRIMGKASFAELMDGKGRIQLYFNRDEICEGEDKSMYNDVFKKLLDIGDIIGVTGHVFITKVGEISVHVKEFKVLSKSLRPLPIVKEKDDAVFDAFTDPEQRYRQRYVDLIVTPKTKEIFQKRAKIVNFMRNFLIERGYLEVETPILQPIYGGAAARPFKTHHNTLDMTLYMRIANELYLKRLIVGGYDGVFEFAKDFRNEGMDRFHNPEFTQLELYVAYKDYDWMMNLYEEMVEGIVMELYGATEIKYGDHSVNFKRPWKRITMYDVIKEYTGTDISEMTEEEMAKTAKEMHVDIDKTMGKGKIIDEIFGEKCEPFLIQPTFITDYPVEMSPLAKKHRTKEGLVERFEVICIGKEICNAFSELNDPIDQRERFEHQLELGKRGDEEAMVLDEDFLRALEYGMPPTAGIGIGIDRLTMLLTDSHSIQEVILFPQMRPVNKVENEEQK
- a CDS encoding polysaccharide deacetylase family protein, with the translated sequence MTLRFFKLPTFLYYIFNRFTFRENVSEKKVFLTFDDGPTKEVTPWILEVLERYQAKATFFCVGENVVKQNVLYQQIIDAGHRTGNHTYNHLNIKDVTRSSYINNVTKCSHVVNSRLFRPPYGKIRPTIAKRLKRMGYKLVMWTILSYDFDTDLSPGFILRKIIRQTRPGSIIVFHDNVKAFQNLQILLPRYIAYMKNQGYSFDVIPKGI